In one window of bacterium DNA:
- a CDS encoding xanthine dehydrogenase family protein molybdopterin-binding subunit has protein sequence MTREVLVPVEEGRDGRIDGDLKLAGRMLYAADVPVGGCLHAAVLRSPYPHARIDAIDTSAADRLPGVHAVLTGADVADIRYGRLVRDVPILAVGKVRFAGERVAAVVADTRAQAERGTMAVRVDYTPLPAVFDPAAALAEDAPAVHDEPWAYAGALVIPGGPRNLQSRHVWSGGRDVDASLGEADVRIDETFTTPAVHQGYIEPHSATAWIDPDGSIHLWASNKSPYRLRAQVAAAFAVPEERVVVHALAIGGDFGGKGSPMDAPLCVVLARRTGRPVRLTRRYAEELMAANPRHASTVTVRLGLGRDGVIGAMDLLFTFNVGAYAGFRPRPFLHGAADAACCYRLGALRIESRMVYTNQVPGGHKRSPGAPQAVFAVESAMDIAARRLGIDPWEFRRRHLLRTGEATLLGERWSEIRGGETLAAAHRLERAAVPAPARPSVRVGRGVAVYCRTTAMGATSLRLWADAAGRVCAEVPIPETGTGSHTMLRAVLARHLDIDPARVRVHYNGTADLPHDDGVGGSRVTATVGEAALRAARLLRGRAAAEAARYLAVPASQVVTAPGGRWVDPASGRGVDLAGLAAAAGARGAEVAVDLEMRRPADGHPDEAVGFCVQVAQVGVDVETGQIFVYEILTVHDVAEVLNPRAHQVQIEGGVVMGLGEALTEDLAVRDGRVEAAHLGDYRLPSMRDVPRIRIAYLTGGRGVGENNVKAIGEMSNVAVAAALANAVDDAVGVRLRSLPLAAENVHAALSREP, from the coding sequence GTGACGCGGGAGGTGCTCGTCCCCGTCGAGGAGGGCCGGGACGGCCGGATCGACGGGGATTTGAAGCTGGCGGGCCGGATGCTCTACGCGGCCGACGTCCCGGTCGGCGGGTGTCTTCACGCCGCGGTGCTCCGCAGTCCGTATCCCCACGCGCGGATCGACGCGATCGACACGTCCGCGGCGGACCGCCTGCCGGGCGTCCATGCCGTCCTGACCGGCGCGGACGTCGCGGACATCCGGTACGGCCGCCTGGTGCGCGACGTGCCCATCCTGGCAGTCGGGAAGGTGCGGTTCGCCGGCGAGCGCGTCGCGGCGGTGGTCGCGGACACCCGCGCGCAGGCCGAGCGCGGTACCATGGCCGTCCGGGTCGACTACACGCCGCTGCCCGCGGTCTTCGACCCCGCCGCCGCCCTGGCCGAGGACGCGCCCGCCGTGCACGACGAGCCGTGGGCCTACGCCGGCGCGCTCGTGATACCGGGGGGCCCGCGGAATCTGCAGAGCCGGCACGTCTGGAGCGGCGGGCGCGACGTGGACGCATCCCTCGGCGAGGCCGACGTCCGGATCGACGAAACGTTCACGACCCCGGCCGTCCACCAAGGGTACATCGAGCCGCACTCCGCCACGGCGTGGATCGACCCCGACGGGTCCATCCACCTCTGGGCGTCCAACAAGTCGCCGTACCGCCTCCGCGCGCAAGTGGCCGCCGCGTTCGCGGTCCCGGAGGAGCGCGTGGTGGTTCACGCGCTGGCCATCGGCGGCGACTTCGGCGGGAAAGGTTCCCCGATGGACGCGCCGTTGTGCGTGGTGCTCGCGCGCCGGACCGGCCGCCCGGTGCGCCTGACGCGGCGGTACGCCGAGGAGTTGATGGCCGCCAATCCGCGGCACGCCTCGACGGTCACCGTGCGCCTGGGACTCGGGCGCGACGGGGTGATCGGCGCGATGGACCTGCTGTTCACCTTCAATGTCGGCGCCTATGCCGGCTTCCGGCCCCGGCCGTTCCTGCACGGCGCCGCGGACGCCGCGTGCTGCTACCGCCTCGGCGCGTTGCGGATCGAGAGCCGCATGGTGTACACGAATCAGGTGCCCGGCGGGCACAAGCGGTCGCCCGGCGCGCCACAGGCCGTGTTCGCGGTCGAGTCGGCAATGGACATCGCCGCGCGCCGGCTCGGGATCGACCCGTGGGAGTTTCGACGACGGCATCTCCTGCGGACCGGCGAGGCCACACTACTCGGGGAGCGGTGGTCCGAGATCCGCGGGGGGGAGACGCTCGCGGCGGCGCACCGGCTCGAGCGGGCCGCCGTGCCGGCGCCGGCCCGTCCCTCCGTCCGGGTCGGCCGCGGCGTCGCCGTCTACTGCCGGACGACCGCGATGGGCGCCACGAGTCTGCGCCTGTGGGCCGACGCCGCGGGACGTGTGTGCGCGGAAGTGCCCATTCCCGAAACGGGCACGGGGTCGCACACGATGCTGCGCGCCGTGCTCGCGCGGCACCTCGACATCGATCCGGCGCGCGTGCGGGTTCACTACAACGGCACGGCAGATCTTCCTCATGACGACGGCGTCGGCGGCAGCCGCGTCACGGCGACGGTCGGCGAAGCGGCGCTCCGTGCGGCGCGGCTGCTGCGCGGGCGCGCCGCCGCCGAGGCCGCGCGGTACCTCGCCGTCCCCGCCTCACAGGTCGTGACGGCCCCGGGCGGCCGGTGGGTCGATCCGGCGTCGGGGCGCGGGGTGGATCTCGCCGGCCTCGCCGCGGCGGCCGGGGCGCGCGGGGCAGAGGTGGCGGTCGATCTCGAGATGCGCCGGCCGGCGGACGGCCACCCTGACGAGGCCGTCGGCTTCTGCGTCCAGGTCGCGCAGGTCGGCGTCGACGTCGAGACCGGCCAGATCTTCGTCTACGAGATCCTGACGGTCCACGACGTGGCGGAGGTGCTGAACCCGCGCGCGCACCAGGTGCAGATCGAAGGCGGCGTCGTCATGGGCCTCGGCGAGGCGCTCACGGAGGACCTGGCCGTTCGGGACGGGCGGGTGGAGGCCGCCCACCTTGGCGACTACCGGCTCCCGTCGATGCGTGATGTCCCGCGGATCCGGATCGCGTACCTGACCGGGGGCCGCGGCGTCGGCGAGAACAACGTGAAGGCGATCGGAGAGATGAGCAACGTCGCGGTGGCGGCCGCGCTGGCCAACGCCGTCGACGACGCGGTCGGCGTCCGGCTCCGCAGCCTCCCGCTCGCGGCCGAGAACGTCCACGCCGCCCTGTCCCGCGAGCCGTGA
- a CDS encoding (2Fe-2S)-binding protein, protein MSHDVPIRLTVNGRAVEARTATDSLLLDFLRDRLGLTGTKESCGVGVCGACTVLLDGRPASSCLLLTVLAGGREVWTIEGLADRLDVLDGPGAVRRFLDVRRAMLEHEGLQCGACTPGVVVAACALLEHTPRPTDEEIADWMAGNLCRCTGYRSIMRSIRAAAGQAPLEETPEEIAAGDRAADGGDDAAV, encoded by the coding sequence GTGAGCCACGACGTCCCCATCCGGCTCACCGTCAACGGGCGGGCGGTCGAGGCCCGCACCGCCACGGACTCGCTGCTGCTCGATTTTCTCCGCGACCGGCTCGGCCTGACCGGCACGAAGGAAAGCTGCGGCGTCGGGGTCTGCGGAGCCTGCACGGTCCTCCTCGACGGCCGTCCGGCCAGCTCGTGTCTCCTGCTCACGGTCCTCGCAGGCGGCCGAGAGGTCTGGACCATCGAGGGACTGGCGGACCGCCTGGACGTCCTCGACGGCCCGGGCGCCGTGCGCCGGTTTCTCGACGTGCGGCGGGCGATGCTCGAGCACGAAGGGCTGCAGTGCGGGGCCTGCACGCCGGGCGTCGTCGTCGCCGCGTGCGCGCTCCTCGAGCATACGCCGCGGCCGACGGATGAGGAGATCGCGGACTGGATGGCCGGCAACCTCTGCCGTTGCACCGGCTACCGCTCGATCATGCGCTCGATTCGCGCCGCCGCCGGTCAGGCACCGCTCGAGGAGACGCCCGAAGAGATCGCCGCCGGAGACCGCGCGGCGGACGGTGGGGACGATGCAGCCGTTTGA
- a CDS encoding xanthine dehydrogenase family protein subunit M, protein MQPFDYLAPDRLEDVLELVAPPDHDVTLLGGGTAAVLLMKQDLIAPGTVVDLAHVAELGGITPQPDGGLRVGATCRLVELEESPIVGSTYPAVARAAHGIGNVRVRAVATVGGNLVHADPAQDLAPVLMTLDARVVLASRQGTRRLAVDAFYVDVMETVLRRDEVLTAVELPPPPAGRRAAYLKFTPRSLEDYGTVNVACALVIEEAACRSAVLVLGGVGPTPIRIRAAEAVLAGYPMTDARIAEAARLAAEGIEPWDDLRGSAAYKRAMARVWTARVLTRLRGATA, encoded by the coding sequence ATGCAGCCGTTTGACTACCTAGCGCCGGACCGGCTCGAGGACGTGCTCGAGTTGGTGGCGCCCCCGGATCACGACGTCACGTTGCTCGGAGGCGGGACGGCCGCCGTCCTGCTGATGAAGCAGGACCTGATCGCGCCCGGCACGGTCGTCGACCTCGCGCACGTCGCTGAGCTCGGCGGTATCACCCCGCAGCCCGACGGGGGGCTGCGGGTGGGGGCGACGTGCCGGCTTGTCGAGCTCGAGGAGTCCCCCATCGTGGGCTCCACGTATCCCGCAGTCGCCCGGGCCGCCCACGGGATCGGCAATGTGCGCGTGCGCGCCGTGGCCACCGTCGGCGGCAACCTCGTCCACGCCGATCCCGCCCAGGACCTGGCCCCCGTCCTCATGACGCTCGACGCCCGCGTCGTCCTCGCCAGCCGGCAGGGCACGCGGCGGCTGGCCGTCGACGCGTTCTACGTCGACGTGATGGAAACGGTACTCCGGCGTGACGAGGTGCTCACCGCGGTCGAACTACCGCCGCCGCCCGCGGGACGCCGGGCGGCGTACCTCAAGTTTACGCCCCGGAGCCTGGAGGATTACGGCACGGTCAACGTGGCCTGCGCCCTCGTGATCGAGGAGGCCGCCTGCCGGTCGGCCGTCCTGGTCCTCGGCGGCGTGGGCCCGACGCCCATCCGGATTCGGGCGGCCGAGGCCGTGCTTGCCGGGTACCCGATGACCGACGCGCGCATCGCCGAGGCGGCGCGGCTCGCGGCGGAAGGGATCGAGCCCTGGGACGACCTGCGCGGCAGCGCGGCGTACAAACGCGCCATGGCCCGGGTTTGGACCGCGCGCGTCCTCACCCGCCTGCGCGGGGCGACCGCGTGA
- a CDS encoding SRPBCC domain-containing protein: MTFAYTIPFARPADAAWDALADTERLIRCIPGCEAVEPAAGDAAGGPGREPVPAGAETYSVRVATGLGPVRLRAAGIAAVRRDPSARSVTAKVSLADPRAGAMYATMTLEVRPAADGRSELRLAADVVLASKMGEFAQPLLRHKADQTVRQFVQNLTEALDARG, encoded by the coding sequence GTGACGTTCGCGTATACGATTCCGTTTGCCCGTCCGGCGGACGCGGCCTGGGACGCGCTCGCGGACACGGAGCGGTTGATCCGCTGCATCCCGGGGTGCGAGGCGGTGGAGCCGGCGGCCGGCGACGCGGCCGGCGGGCCCGGACGCGAGCCCGTCCCGGCCGGGGCGGAGACGTATAGCGTCCGGGTGGCGACCGGCCTCGGCCCGGTCCGGCTGCGGGCGGCGGGGATCGCGGCGGTGCGCAGGGACCCGTCCGCCCGGTCCGTGACCGCCAAGGTCTCGCTCGCCGATCCGCGCGCCGGCGCGATGTACGCCACGATGACGCTCGAGGTGCGCCCCGCCGCGGACGGCCGGAGCGAGCTCCGGCTCGCGGCCGACGTCGTGCTCGCCAGCAAGATGGGCGAGTTCGCGCAGCCGCTGCTGCGCCACAAGGCGGACCAGACCGTTCGCCAGTTTGTCCAGAACCTCACCGAAGCACTCGACGCGCGCGGCTGA
- a CDS encoding tripartite tricarboxylate transporter substrate-binding protein has product MNRSDHTHEGTRPALPAAIAACLLVVTAMLWPPAGGAAPAADSGTAFYQDKTVTLIVATKPGGGYDGYGRLLARYMPKYLPGSTFVVRNIPGGGHIIGANEVYNAKPDGLTVGTFNKGLVVAQIAGVHGIRFDMTKFDWIGVPDSEPRVWIVSKTSPIRTLKDAVEGGRTVTVAANGVGTEDYEDYKFLETIFDLRHLKIVTGYQGNDIDLALLRGEVDGKVSTLSSVESLIHNEGARVILVIGKAPVAEFPDAPALPQAAPPGKEALVSLMLSQAVLGHPLAAPPGVPPDRLAALRRAFAQALQDPDLRAAAARARLVVNPLDAAETTRLITDASHPPAEVAALIKRIMMQK; this is encoded by the coding sequence ATGAACCGCAGCGACCACACGCACGAAGGCACGCGCCCCGCCCTGCCCGCCGCCATCGCGGCATGCCTGCTCGTGGTGACGGCGATGCTGTGGCCCCCCGCGGGGGGCGCCGCGCCCGCCGCGGACTCGGGCACGGCATTTTACCAGGACAAGACGGTGACCTTGATCGTGGCCACGAAGCCCGGCGGCGGCTACGACGGATACGGCCGCCTGCTGGCCCGCTACATGCCAAAGTACCTGCCCGGCAGCACGTTCGTCGTGCGCAACATCCCCGGCGGCGGACACATCATCGGCGCCAACGAAGTCTACAACGCGAAGCCCGACGGGCTGACCGTCGGCACCTTCAACAAGGGCCTCGTCGTGGCGCAGATCGCCGGCGTGCACGGCATCCGCTTCGACATGACCAAATTCGATTGGATCGGCGTCCCCGACTCCGAGCCGCGGGTCTGGATCGTGTCCAAGACTTCGCCGATACGGACCCTCAAGGACGCGGTCGAGGGCGGGCGAACGGTCACGGTCGCGGCGAACGGGGTCGGCACGGAGGACTACGAAGACTACAAGTTCCTCGAGACCATCTTCGACCTGAGGCATCTCAAGATCGTGACCGGCTACCAGGGGAACGACATCGATCTCGCGCTGCTGCGCGGCGAAGTGGACGGCAAAGTCAGCACGCTCAGCTCCGTCGAGTCGCTCATCCACAATGAGGGCGCCAGGGTCATCCTCGTGATCGGCAAGGCGCCGGTGGCCGAGTTTCCCGACGCGCCGGCGCTGCCGCAGGCGGCGCCGCCGGGGAAGGAGGCGCTGGTTTCTCTCATGCTCTCCCAGGCGGTCCTGGGACACCCTCTCGCCGCGCCGCCGGGGGTGCCGCCGGACCGGCTCGCGGCCCTCCGCCGCGCGTTCGCCCAGGCGCTCCAGGACCCGGATCTGCGCGCCGCGGCGGCCCGGGCCAGGCTGGTCGTCAACCCGCTCGACGCCGCGGAAACGACGCGCCTGATCACGGACGCCTCACATCCGCCGGCCGAGGTCGCGGCGCTCATCAAGCGCATCATGATGCAGAAGTAG
- a CDS encoding tripartite tricarboxylate transporter permease codes for MLEAIWHGLALALSWPAVGLIFVAVPIGMLFGAIPGLGGNLGLALMIPFVFGMSPVAGFAFLLGMHSVVHTGGALPAILFGTPGTGPSAAAVADGYAMTKQGLAARAMGAALGASLFGGIVGDLFLAALIPAVRPIVLAFGPAEIFMVAVLGITLIAAVSRGSILKGLLAGALGLALSTVGLDPQTGIGRLTWGQLWLWNGVNLVTIVVGIFGLAEVIELGWHRTAIAQRDRDPGTAYALRDVVRGLMDVRRHAWLCVRCGLIGAFVGMIPGLGGDAAAWICYGHAGQTSKHPETFGKGNVEGVIGPESANHAKEGGGLIPTVAFGVPGGSGMAILLGAFVILGLEPGPLMLIKHLDVVWAMVWILGLANVLAVAVFLAASGLVARISFLRVSLIVPFVLVFIALGSFLSEGAWQNMILTLGAGALGYAMKRLAYPRAPFVIGFVLGRLAETNLNLALQLWGWAFLARPLTAFLLALALLSVGAHVWSRLRRSAASHEPRPVSSGGGALLSGVLTAAFAGYLAIALGYPGLARLMPLVIAIPGVLLAAAQLILDLRTGVPWAAAPLATAAWARQELGVLGWAAALVALTLGFGFTVSIPLFLVLFLRLRGRESWPVTLGLAGGGFAFVYAVFAVGMKVFLFRGFLMHWLT; via the coding sequence ATGCTCGAGGCGATCTGGCACGGGCTGGCGCTGGCGCTCTCGTGGCCGGCGGTCGGGCTCATCTTCGTCGCCGTGCCGATCGGCATGCTCTTCGGCGCCATCCCCGGACTGGGCGGCAACCTCGGGCTGGCGCTCATGATCCCGTTCGTCTTCGGCATGTCGCCCGTGGCAGGGTTCGCCTTTCTCCTGGGCATGCACTCCGTCGTGCACACCGGCGGGGCGCTGCCGGCGATTTTGTTCGGGACGCCGGGCACCGGTCCCAGCGCGGCGGCGGTGGCGGACGGGTACGCGATGACCAAGCAGGGCCTGGCGGCGAGGGCGATGGGCGCGGCCCTCGGCGCGTCGCTCTTCGGCGGCATCGTCGGCGATCTCTTCCTCGCCGCCCTCATCCCCGCGGTGCGGCCGATCGTCCTCGCCTTCGGTCCCGCGGAGATCTTCATGGTGGCGGTGCTCGGCATCACCCTGATCGCCGCGGTCAGCCGCGGGTCGATCCTGAAGGGCCTGCTCGCCGGCGCGCTCGGCCTGGCCCTGTCGACGGTGGGCCTTGATCCGCAGACAGGGATCGGCCGGCTCACGTGGGGGCAGCTCTGGCTGTGGAACGGGGTCAATCTGGTGACGATCGTCGTCGGCATCTTCGGGCTGGCCGAGGTCATCGAGTTGGGCTGGCACCGGACGGCGATCGCGCAGCGGGACCGCGATCCCGGCACGGCCTACGCGCTCCGGGACGTGGTCCGGGGCCTCATGGACGTGCGGCGCCACGCGTGGCTGTGCGTGCGCTGCGGGCTGATCGGCGCGTTCGTGGGCATGATCCCCGGCCTCGGCGGCGATGCGGCCGCGTGGATCTGCTACGGCCACGCCGGCCAGACGTCGAAACACCCCGAGACCTTCGGCAAAGGCAACGTCGAAGGCGTCATCGGGCCCGAGAGCGCCAACCACGCGAAGGAAGGCGGCGGGCTCATCCCCACCGTCGCGTTCGGCGTGCCCGGCGGGTCCGGCATGGCGATCCTGCTGGGCGCGTTCGTCATCCTCGGTCTCGAGCCGGGGCCGCTCATGCTGATCAAGCACCTCGACGTGGTGTGGGCCATGGTGTGGATCCTCGGCCTCGCCAACGTGCTCGCGGTCGCCGTGTTTCTGGCCGCGAGCGGCCTCGTCGCGCGGATCTCGTTCCTGCGCGTGAGCCTGATCGTGCCGTTTGTGCTGGTGTTCATCGCGCTCGGGAGTTTCCTGTCCGAGGGCGCCTGGCAGAACATGATCCTGACGCTCGGGGCGGGCGCGCTCGGCTATGCGATGAAGCGCCTCGCGTATCCGCGCGCGCCGTTCGTGATCGGCTTCGTCCTCGGCCGGCTCGCCGAGACGAACCTGAACCTCGCGCTGCAGCTGTGGGGCTGGGCGTTCCTCGCGCGGCCGCTCACGGCGTTCCTGCTCGCCCTCGCGCTCCTGTCGGTGGGCGCGCACGTCTGGTCGCGGCTCCGGCGGAGCGCCGCCTCTCACGAACCGCGCCCCGTCTCGTCGGGGGGCGGCGCGCTCCTGAGCGGCGTGCTCACGGCCGCCTTCGCCGGCTACCTTGCGATTGCGCTCGGCTATCCGGGGCTGGCGCGGCTCATGCCGCTCGTGATCGCGATCCCGGGCGTGCTGCTCGCCGCGGCGCAGCTCATTCTCGACCTGCGCACCGGCGTGCCGTGGGCCGCCGCGCCGCTCGCGACCGCCGCCTGGGCGCGGCAGGAACTCGGCGTTCTCGGATGGGCCGCGGCGCTTGTGGCGCTGACGCTCGGCTTCGGATTCACGGTCAGCATTCCGCTGTTCCTCGTCCTCTTTCTCCGGCTGCGCGGCCGTGAGAGCTGGCCGGTGACGCTGGGGCTGGCCGGGGGCGGCTTCGCCTTCGTCTACGCCGTCTTCGCGGTCGGGATGAAGGTCTTCTTGTTCAGAGGCTTTCTGATGCACTGGCTGACATAA
- a CDS encoding ornithine cyclodeaminase family protein produces the protein MLFLNNRDVAAVLDMRGCLAALEQGYRDADGGDATFIPRIDLYAPTGRTEDYYRWGSMTGVCRSFGVLACRIKSDVVSWPDGRTEEKYCVRPGLYSGIILLYALADGRPLALMHDGYLQHMRTGGSAGLGADALARRDARTLGMLGSGGMARTFLEAIAAVRPLGAVRVYSPTPAHRERLAAEMSHQLGIAVEAVASAREAVVGADIVATATDAMHQTFDPAWLAPGAHVTCVTRREVNEALLARANVVVQLGLDTVPAGTPVPGMEWRRGGIAAFIAGTAAERARIPPGRGAAPERPADASLADLRAGRHPGRTRADEITLFLNTGTQGLQFAAVGGHVLQRAREEGLGTDVPDAWFLEDIRD, from the coding sequence GTGCTCTTCCTTAACAACCGGGATGTCGCGGCAGTGCTGGACATGCGGGGATGCCTCGCCGCCCTAGAACAAGGATACCGCGACGCCGACGGCGGCGACGCCACGTTCATCCCGCGGATCGACCTCTACGCCCCGACCGGGCGCACCGAGGATTACTACCGGTGGGGAAGCATGACCGGCGTCTGCCGGTCGTTCGGCGTGCTGGCCTGCCGCATCAAATCCGACGTCGTGTCCTGGCCGGACGGCCGCACCGAGGAGAAGTACTGCGTCCGCCCGGGACTCTACTCCGGCATCATTTTGTTGTACGCCCTCGCCGACGGACGTCCCCTCGCCCTGATGCACGACGGTTACCTGCAGCACATGCGGACCGGCGGGAGCGCCGGCCTCGGCGCCGACGCCCTCGCCCGGCGCGATGCGCGCACGCTCGGGATGCTCGGCTCGGGCGGAATGGCCCGCACCTTCCTCGAGGCCATCGCCGCGGTACGGCCGCTCGGCGCCGTGCGCGTCTACAGTCCGACCCCGGCGCATCGGGAGCGACTCGCGGCCGAGATGTCGCACCAGCTCGGCATCGCGGTCGAGGCGGTGGCGTCGGCCCGGGAGGCGGTGGTGGGCGCCGACATCGTCGCCACCGCCACAGACGCCATGCACCAGACGTTCGACCCGGCGTGGCTCGCGCCGGGTGCTCACGTCACGTGCGTGACCCGGCGGGAAGTGAACGAAGCGCTGCTGGCGCGGGCGAACGTGGTGGTGCAACTGGGGCTGGACACGGTGCCGGCCGGCACGCCGGTGCCGGGGATGGAGTGGCGGCGCGGCGGGATCGCGGCCTTCATCGCGGGCACCGCGGCGGAGCGCGCCCGCATTCCCCCCGGCCGCGGCGCGGCGCCAGAGCGGCCGGCGGACGCGTCGCTCGCGGACCTTCGCGCGGGCCGTCATCCCGGCCGAACCCGCGCGGACGAGATCACGTTGTTCCTGAACACCGGGACGCAGGGCCTGCAGTTCGCCGCGGTCGGCGGGCACGTGCTCCAACGGGCGCGCGAGGAGGGGCTCGGGACCGACGTCCCGGACGCCTGGTTTCTCGAGGACATTCGCGACTGA
- a CDS encoding ABC transporter ATP-binding protein, whose product MTPKLEAVDITVLYENPRTGTATLALDGFSVDVHAGEFLCLVGPSGCGKTTFLHCLDGLLPLTRGTIRLDGRPIAGPGRDRAMVFQSPSLLPWRTVLRNVTYGLELQRTPLRDAIARARQMIALVGLEGFERYHPFELSGGMQQRVNLARALVMDADVVLLDEPFASLDAQTREFMQAELMRIWQETRRTAVFITHQINEAIYLADRVVVLSRRPGRVKSVLPVELPRPRELRVKRTPPFLELEDHIWGLIEEEVRADLRSPAHA is encoded by the coding sequence GTGACGCCGAAACTGGAAGCGGTGGACATCACCGTCCTCTACGAGAACCCGCGGACCGGGACCGCCACGCTCGCCCTCGACGGCTTCTCGGTTGACGTGCACGCGGGCGAGTTCCTCTGCCTGGTCGGGCCGAGCGGGTGCGGGAAGACGACGTTCCTGCACTGCCTGGACGGGCTGCTGCCGCTCACCCGGGGCACCATCCGGCTGGACGGCAGGCCGATCGCGGGGCCGGGGCGGGACCGGGCGATGGTCTTCCAGAGCCCGTCGCTGCTGCCGTGGCGGACGGTGCTGCGCAACGTCACGTACGGGCTCGAGCTGCAGCGCACGCCGCTGCGCGACGCGATCGCGCGGGCCCGGCAGATGATCGCGCTCGTGGGCCTCGAGGGCTTCGAACGCTACCACCCGTTCGAGCTGTCCGGCGGGATGCAGCAGCGCGTCAACCTCGCGCGCGCGCTCGTGATGGACGCCGACGTCGTGCTCCTCGACGAGCCCTTCGCGTCCCTCGACGCGCAAACGCGGGAGTTCATGCAGGCCGAACTGATGCGCATCTGGCAGGAGACCCGCCGGACGGCCGTGTTCATCACGCACCAGATCAACGAGGCGATCTACCTGGCCGACCGCGTCGTCGTCTTGTCGCGGCGGCCCGGCCGGGTGAAGAGCGTTCTGCCCGTCGAGCTGCCCCGGCCGCGTGAGCTGCGCGTGAAGCGGACGCCGCCGTTCCTCGAGCTCGAAGATCACATCTGGGGCCTCATCGAGGAGGAGGTCCGGGCGGATCTTCGGAGTCCCGCGCATGCTTGA
- a CDS encoding ABC transporter permease, with the protein MLDEKTLTASAEQAARLPMLPARRRTSPALRSRTISTIAVAVFLIAWEGVVRLGGANPLFTSSPTRIVNMFAQMLHEGVLAKDIRVSGTEFLIGYSLAIVVGVLVGVGTGWYRDVSAALQPFVSALYSTPRIALLPLLIIWLGIGIWSKIAVVFLVAVFQILINTEAGVRAADEALIKTARSFGANDWQIFTTIVVPGAVPFLIAGLRLGLGQALVGIVVGELYAATAGIGYEIAVAGETFQTDRVFVGIVILATAAIFLMWCLRRLEVRFEAWRPQRLG; encoded by the coding sequence ATGCTTGACGAGAAGACGTTGACGGCCTCCGCCGAGCAGGCGGCCCGTCTCCCCATGCTGCCGGCCCGCCGGCGGACGTCGCCCGCGCTGCGCTCGCGGACGATCAGTACCATCGCGGTGGCGGTGTTCCTGATCGCCTGGGAGGGCGTCGTGCGGCTCGGCGGCGCGAACCCGCTGTTCACGAGCTCGCCGACGCGGATCGTCAACATGTTCGCGCAGATGCTGCACGAGGGCGTCCTCGCCAAGGACATCCGGGTCAGCGGGACCGAGTTTCTCATCGGGTACTCGCTCGCCATCGTCGTCGGCGTGCTGGTGGGCGTCGGGACGGGGTGGTATCGGGACGTGTCGGCCGCTCTGCAGCCGTTCGTCTCGGCCCTGTACTCCACCCCGCGCATCGCGCTGCTGCCGCTGCTCATCATTTGGCTCGGGATCGGGATCTGGTCGAAGATCGCGGTGGTGTTTCTCGTGGCCGTGTTCCAGATCCTCATCAACACGGAAGCCGGCGTGCGCGCCGCGGACGAGGCGCTCATCAAGACCGCCCGGTCATTCGGGGCCAACGACTGGCAGATCTTCACGACCATTGTCGTCCCCGGGGCGGTGCCGTTTCTGATCGCGGGGCTGCGCCTGGGGCTCGGCCAGGCGCTCGTCGGCATCGTGGTCGGCGAGCTCTACGCGGCCACGGCCGGCATCGGCTACGAGATCGCGGTGGCCGGCGAGACGTTCCAGACCGACCGCGTGTTTGTGGGCATCGTGATTCTCGCGACGGCCGCGATCTTTCTGATGTGGTGCCTGCGGCGGCTGGAAGTTCGCTTCGAGGCCTGGAGACCGCAGCGCCTCGGCTGA